One Thermosphaera aggregans DNA segment encodes these proteins:
- a CDS encoding KaiC domain-containing protein, translating to MVERVKTGIPGFDEILNGGIPKRNVVLLSGGPGTGKSIFGTQFLWNGLHLGEGGVYVALEEHPVQVRVNMRQFGWDVRQFEAEGKFAVVDAFTGGVGEAAKKEKYVLKDPDDVNELVDVLRTAIKEINAQRVVVDSVSTLYLTRPAVARSIVLQLKKVLSGMGTTSILVSQVSVTERGFGGPGVEHAADGIVRLDLDEVDGELVRSMIIWKMRGTAHSMKRHIFNITDKGIIVYPDKVLKTKRYYLVSE from the coding sequence ATGGTTGAGAGAGTTAAGACAGGCATTCCTGGCTTCGATGAAATTTTAAACGGGGGTATACCAAAGAGGAACGTGGTATTACTGAGCGGGGGTCCGGGGACAGGTAAATCCATTTTCGGGACACAGTTCCTGTGGAACGGCCTCCACCTGGGTGAGGGAGGAGTATACGTTGCCTTGGAAGAACATCCTGTCCAGGTAAGAGTGAACATGAGGCAGTTCGGCTGGGATGTGAGGCAGTTTGAAGCCGAGGGGAAGTTCGCCGTTGTCGACGCCTTCACCGGAGGTGTCGGGGAAGCTGCTAAGAAGGAGAAATACGTGTTGAAAGACCCTGACGATGTCAACGAGCTTGTTGACGTGTTGAGAACTGCTATTAAGGAGATTAATGCTCAAAGGGTTGTAGTGGATAGTGTGTCAACACTCTACCTGACAAGGCCCGCTGTAGCTAGGAGCATTGTTCTCCAGCTGAAAAAGGTCTTATCAGGCATGGGGACTACTTCAATACTTGTTTCACAGGTATCCGTAACGGAGAGAGGGTTTGGAGGGCCCGGTGTAGAGCACGCCGCGGACGGTATTGTGAGGTTAGATCTTGACGAGGTTGATGGAGAGCTTGTGAGAAGCATGATAATTTGGAAAATGAGGGGGACCGCGCACAGCATGAAGAGGCATATTTTCAACATCACGGACAAGGGGATAATCGTCTATCCTGACAAGGTGCTGAAGACCAAGCGGTACTACCTTGTCTCAGAATAA
- a CDS encoding translation initiation factor IF-5A — protein MSKNYETLGNLKPGSFIIIDGEPCRIVEISKAKTGKHGSAKANVVAISLFTGNKKTLVAPADSQVEVPIIDKRVGQIIADMGEQFQLMDMESFETFEVDKSSIEEDLRAKLKQGSEVEYWVVMGKRLIIRLR, from the coding sequence ATGAGTAAGAACTATGAAACACTCGGCAACCTGAAACCAGGCAGCTTCATAATAATTGATGGAGAACCATGCAGGATAGTTGAAATCTCAAAGGCGAAGACAGGGAAGCATGGGAGCGCGAAGGCAAACGTAGTAGCGATCAGTCTTTTCACAGGGAACAAGAAAACGCTCGTTGCTCCAGCCGACTCGCAAGTAGAGGTTCCAATCATTGATAAGAGAGTTGGACAGATAATCGCGGACATGGGGGAGCAGTTCCAGTTAATGGATATGGAGAGTTTTGAAACTTTCGAAGTGGACAAGTCCAGTATTGAGGAGGATTTACGGGCTAAGCTGAAGCAGGGTAGTGAGGTAGAATACTGGGTCGTAATGGGTAAAAGATTGATAATAAGGTTGAGGTAG
- a CDS encoding DUF47 domain-containing protein yields the protein MSAVENSSLAELTAVEYLVNFSRIVEEAARLIDSLVNAYVDGNDVHKLYERFIEVKTKAEETKTIVMEYLVKSSEVMRYSRSYIEVVYDFEKIIQHLDGVAYRIVLLKDNNVQLDRELVSTIRVMTNIIRKQRDSLELALSKLTTAPRKIMSDLNEIVKLEEEADDLFRRITFHVYSKLANNLTGLMVLKDIIEYLEDVCDDFRNIGEEVRYLALVRGI from the coding sequence ATGAGCGCGGTAGAAAACAGCTCGCTGGCAGAGCTGACAGCGGTCGAGTATTTAGTCAATTTTTCGAGAATCGTGGAAGAGGCTGCGAGGCTGATAGACTCACTTGTCAACGCTTATGTTGATGGAAACGATGTCCACAAGCTATATGAGAGGTTTATTGAAGTGAAAACAAAGGCTGAGGAGACGAAGACCATAGTAATGGAGTATCTTGTTAAGAGTAGCGAGGTAATGAGGTACTCTAGAAGCTATATTGAGGTAGTGTATGATTTTGAAAAAATAATCCAGCACCTCGACGGTGTAGCATACAGGATTGTCCTGTTGAAAGATAATAATGTGCAATTAGACAGGGAGCTTGTGTCAACAATAAGAGTTATGACTAACATCATCAGGAAGCAGAGGGATTCACTAGAGCTGGCTCTTTCAAAGCTGACAACGGCTCCGAGGAAAATAATGAGCGATCTTAACGAGATAGTCAAGCTGGAAGAGGAAGCAGACGACTTGTTCAGGAGGATAACATTCCACGTGTATTCGAAACTAGCTAACAACTTGACAGGCTTAATGGTGTTGAAAGATATTATAGAGTACCTTGAAGACGTCTGCGACGATTTCAGAAACATCGGTGAGGAAGTACGGTACTTAGCCCTGGTGAGAGGGATTTAG
- the rgy gene encoding reverse gyrase: MSNLLNPYGFYRHACPNCGGEISDHRLFYKAPCEKCLSEDAFKKVLKRIREGALRDYRSVLEAYYEGLKDPRGLKQLLDEELALGDFEEFFEKATKGNKLWSAQKTWARRVLKNKSFSIIAPTGTGKTVFSLIISLYTASKTSSNGGVRRVYLVFPTLPLLLQAESKIKQFAVNAGLKICEEAEDKSCLKILAVHGKSDKKSKEELMERVRNGDFDILLSTSAFFHKNFELLKNKDFALIIMDDVDAVLKSGKAVKKLLNLVNVTDDAINDGLNLIKLRQRIVFSTGEEKEKLSAEIEELEKRVARVKSGIKTTLVVNSATGRPRGIYPKLFKVFLDFEAGSKPEAIRNIVDAYVEADDPENALLEIASKLKDGFLVFVPVDKGVEYADRVAELLRTRGLKSESFHAKKKVDVLNDFARGELNCLVGVATYYGVMVRGIDLPERVKYVVFLGVPRHKFSTTLEEISPSDLLRIITVLREIAPEDSKKELESLTGRLSNRLKRISQGALFKLREDFAKKLRGELVEETPLIKDLVRAYELARELLRDEETWKKLSRLGDVGLLRENGRQYLLIPDVATYIQASGRCSRLYPGGITKGLSVIIVDDRRLLNGLSKRLRWVFEGLSITDLRELELGKLIAEIEQERVIVGKILRGEYRPEGQVDLIKSALLIVESPNKAKTIANFFGKPSVRVLGRNLQAYEVTIGDYVLTIVASAGHVYDLVVDLQENYGVRRIDSRFIPVYTDIKKCVNGHQFVDEADKCPRCGTSTVVRKADIVRALKELTREVDLVLIGTDPDSEGEKIGWDLRVLLEPYARDVRRVEFHEVTRKAILEAIRNPRSFDTRLIGAQIVRRVEDRWIGFSLSGIVQKYAWASYCFENLQDKGHDCCRENRNLSAGRVQTPVLGYIIKRYKEKEDKSLYKYRILADKNGEKIQFTIDRVQAVNAGLVSILENTEKRRKKDRNYPRLLVKEKEVIVEVKNPPPPFSTDALLEEASRSLGLATTRTMEIAQDLFEMGLITYHRTDSTRVSEAGLTVARQYLEERFGEKYKEVFQPRTWGEGGAHEAIRPTRPIDADRLAELVREGVIVLTGRLTRQHILVYDLIFRRFIASQMKPAKIGKQILTVTINSVETAVERVVEIVEKGYLEVYQDVRIEARITEGEGEIKEVVEIKPPMARYHDVIRWMKENGIGRPSTYAKIIQTLLDRRYVDVTKKHKALRPTERGMFIHKFLNEKFGEVVSVETTRRLEEDMEMIEKGRISYMKILEKLYDELREKILDNPVTKSLEEEYSEKCGRKQ; encoded by the coding sequence ATGAGTAATTTGCTTAATCCTTACGGATTTTACCGACACGCGTGTCCAAACTGCGGGGGCGAGATAAGCGATCACCGGCTTTTCTACAAAGCCCCTTGCGAGAAGTGCTTAAGCGAGGACGCTTTCAAAAAAGTTTTGAAAAGGATTAGGGAGGGAGCTCTTCGAGATTATAGGAGTGTATTAGAGGCTTACTACGAAGGCCTAAAAGACCCTAGAGGCTTGAAGCAGTTGCTTGACGAGGAACTAGCACTTGGGGATTTCGAAGAGTTCTTTGAGAAAGCTACCAAGGGTAATAAGCTGTGGAGTGCTCAGAAGACATGGGCCAGGAGGGTGTTGAAGAACAAGTCTTTCAGCATAATAGCTCCAACCGGGACCGGTAAGACTGTTTTCTCTTTAATCATCTCCCTCTACACTGCATCGAAAACCTCTTCAAATGGAGGTGTGAGACGCGTCTACCTTGTCTTCCCAACACTTCCCCTACTTCTCCAGGCTGAATCCAAGATAAAACAGTTCGCAGTAAACGCTGGCTTGAAGATCTGTGAGGAGGCGGAAGACAAGTCCTGTCTCAAAATCCTAGCGGTTCATGGGAAGAGCGATAAAAAATCTAAGGAAGAGTTAATGGAGCGGGTGAGGAACGGAGATTTCGACATACTCTTATCGACGAGCGCGTTTTTCCACAAGAATTTTGAACTCTTGAAGAATAAGGATTTCGCCCTCATAATAATGGATGATGTCGATGCGGTGCTTAAAAGCGGTAAGGCTGTTAAAAAGCTCCTGAACCTTGTAAATGTTACAGACGATGCAATAAACGATGGCTTGAACCTTATTAAACTACGCCAGAGAATCGTGTTCTCCACTGGTGAGGAAAAGGAGAAGCTTTCTGCTGAAATAGAAGAGCTGGAGAAGAGAGTAGCCAGGGTGAAATCAGGGATTAAGACAACCCTGGTAGTGAACAGCGCGACTGGGAGACCCCGAGGAATATACCCTAAACTGTTCAAGGTATTCCTGGATTTCGAAGCTGGTTCAAAGCCTGAGGCTATTAGGAACATCGTGGATGCTTACGTGGAAGCAGATGACCCGGAAAATGCTCTTCTCGAAATAGCTAGCAAGTTGAAGGATGGCTTCCTGGTTTTCGTACCCGTTGACAAGGGGGTTGAATACGCTGATAGGGTTGCCGAGCTTCTTAGAACCAGGGGTTTGAAATCCGAATCATTCCATGCGAAGAAGAAAGTAGATGTTTTAAACGATTTCGCCCGAGGCGAGTTAAACTGCCTTGTCGGCGTTGCAACCTATTATGGGGTGATGGTTCGAGGAATAGACCTTCCTGAAAGAGTTAAATATGTGGTGTTCCTAGGGGTTCCAAGACACAAGTTCAGCACAACCCTTGAGGAAATCTCACCCAGCGACCTGCTAAGAATTATCACCGTGTTAAGGGAGATCGCGCCCGAGGATTCGAAGAAGGAGTTGGAATCCCTGACGGGAAGATTGTCTAATAGGTTGAAGCGTATTAGCCAAGGAGCATTATTCAAGTTGAGAGAAGACTTTGCTAAAAAATTGAGAGGCGAGCTAGTTGAGGAAACCCCTTTGATAAAGGACTTGGTTAGAGCGTATGAGCTAGCCCGAGAGTTGTTGAGAGATGAGGAGACCTGGAAGAAGCTGTCGAGGCTGGGCGATGTTGGACTGTTAAGAGAGAACGGGAGGCAATACTTGTTAATCCCGGATGTGGCAACTTATATACAGGCTAGTGGAAGATGCTCAAGGCTGTATCCTGGAGGGATAACGAAAGGCTTGTCTGTAATCATTGTCGACGACAGGAGGCTGTTAAACGGGCTGAGCAAGAGGTTGAGATGGGTTTTCGAGGGATTATCCATAACCGACCTCAGAGAGCTTGAGCTGGGAAAGCTGATCGCGGAGATAGAACAGGAGAGGGTGATTGTTGGGAAAATCCTGCGAGGAGAGTATCGCCCGGAGGGACAGGTAGACCTGATCAAGTCCGCCCTCCTCATCGTTGAATCTCCGAACAAGGCTAAAACGATCGCAAACTTCTTCGGCAAGCCTAGCGTGAGAGTCCTTGGAAGAAACCTGCAGGCCTACGAGGTCACCATAGGGGATTACGTGCTAACAATCGTTGCCAGCGCAGGACACGTTTACGACCTTGTCGTCGACCTACAGGAAAACTACGGTGTCAGACGGATTGACTCAAGATTCATCCCAGTGTACACCGACATAAAGAAGTGTGTTAACGGCCACCAGTTCGTGGATGAAGCCGATAAGTGCCCGAGATGTGGAACAAGCACGGTGGTGAGGAAGGCGGACATTGTGAGAGCGTTGAAAGAGTTGACGAGGGAGGTTGACCTGGTGCTGATAGGCACAGACCCGGATTCCGAGGGAGAGAAGATAGGGTGGGATCTAAGAGTCCTGCTGGAGCCTTACGCGAGAGATGTGAGAAGGGTTGAGTTTCATGAGGTTACTCGTAAAGCAATTCTCGAGGCTATAAGGAATCCGAGATCTTTCGATACACGGCTGATTGGGGCACAAATAGTGAGAAGAGTAGAAGATAGGTGGATAGGGTTCTCACTCTCGGGGATAGTGCAGAAGTATGCCTGGGCCTCATACTGTTTTGAAAACCTCCAAGATAAAGGACATGACTGTTGCAGGGAGAACAGAAACCTCAGCGCTGGCAGAGTGCAAACACCTGTACTCGGTTACATTATAAAAAGGTATAAGGAGAAAGAGGATAAGAGCCTTTACAAGTACAGGATCCTTGCTGATAAAAACGGTGAAAAAATCCAGTTCACTATTGACAGGGTTCAAGCAGTTAACGCCGGGTTAGTAAGCATCCTGGAAAACACCGAGAAAAGAAGGAAAAAGGATAGGAATTACCCGCGCTTGTTGGTAAAAGAGAAGGAAGTGATCGTGGAAGTTAAGAATCCTCCCCCACCATTCAGCACTGATGCTCTCCTTGAGGAGGCTTCAAGAAGCCTTGGATTAGCGACGACAAGGACTATGGAGATTGCGCAGGACTTGTTTGAAATGGGCTTGATAACTTACCATAGAACTGATAGCACAAGGGTTAGTGAAGCAGGCTTAACAGTGGCGAGACAGTATCTTGAGGAAAGGTTTGGCGAGAAGTACAAGGAGGTTTTCCAGCCTAGGACATGGGGGGAGGGAGGCGCTCACGAGGCGATACGTCCTACAAGACCTATAGATGCTGACCGGCTTGCCGAGCTCGTCAGGGAAGGTGTTATAGTGCTCACTGGAAGATTAACAAGGCAGCACATACTGGTTTACGACCTCATATTCAGGCGTTTCATAGCCAGCCAGATGAAGCCTGCAAAGATTGGAAAGCAAATCCTCACGGTAACGATTAACAGTGTTGAAACGGCTGTGGAGAGAGTTGTTGAAATCGTTGAAAAAGGCTACCTTGAAGTATACCAGGATGTAAGGATAGAGGCGAGGATCACTGAGGGCGAGGGGGAGATTAAGGAAGTAGTGGAGATCAAGCCCCCTATGGCTAGGTATCACGACGTTATCAGGTGGATGAAGGAAAATGGCATCGGGAGGCCTAGCACCTATGCCAAGATTATTCAGACCCTCCTGGATAGGAGGTATGTCGATGTTACCAAGAAACATAAGGCTTTGAGACCAACAGAGAGGGGTATGTTTATCCATAAGTTCCTGAACGAGAAGTTTGGAGAAGTAGTAAGCGTTGAAACCACCAGAAGGCTTGAGGAAGATATGGAAATGATCGAGAAAGGGAGGATAAGCTATATGAAAATCCTCGAGAAACTATACGACGAGCTACGCGAGAAAATCCTTGATAATCCTGTTACCAAGAGTTTAGAAGAGGAGTATTCTGAGAAATGCGGTAGAAAACAGTGA
- a CDS encoding ATP-NAD kinase family protein codes for MKVYRIGFLVNPIAGMGGRVGLKGTDGYAFKLALERGAQPESPLRALQFLNEVNAKGFQILAAPGIMGADIVRKSRHASRLAEIVGEIGEVTTAEDTRRIARLMLEKGIDLLVFVGGDGTARDVADAIDQAVPVIGVPSGVKMYSSVFAVNPRAAAALLEAFLKGEAAIVEREVLDIDEEAFRRDELVIRLYGYLKTVYHQEMTQGGKTLFSSIDDEENKEAIARYVVENMSQDTVYVLGPGSTVKAIARALGLEYTMLGVDVVLNGKLLYKDAWEAHLLKLLRDYGRVKVIVTPIGGQGFIFGRGNQQFSPRFLSGIDKNDIIIVSTESKIRSLDRLRVDTGDPAVDHRLRGYYRVIVDYNRYVVMKVV; via the coding sequence ATGAAGGTTTACAGGATAGGCTTCCTAGTTAACCCGATAGCTGGGATGGGTGGAAGGGTTGGTCTCAAGGGAACTGATGGATACGCTTTCAAGCTCGCGCTGGAAAGGGGTGCTCAGCCGGAGTCTCCTCTGAGAGCGCTACAGTTTCTGAACGAGGTAAATGCTAAAGGATTTCAGATCTTAGCAGCACCGGGGATCATGGGAGCAGATATTGTTCGGAAAAGCAGGCACGCGAGCAGGCTGGCTGAAATCGTCGGAGAGATCGGCGAGGTCACTACAGCAGAGGATACGCGAAGGATTGCCAGGTTAATGTTGGAGAAAGGGATAGACCTCTTGGTTTTCGTTGGAGGTGATGGAACAGCCCGCGATGTTGCAGACGCGATTGATCAAGCAGTTCCGGTGATCGGCGTGCCGAGCGGGGTTAAAATGTATAGTAGCGTGTTCGCCGTGAACCCGAGGGCTGCTGCGGCCCTACTCGAAGCCTTCCTGAAAGGTGAGGCAGCTATTGTTGAGAGAGAAGTTCTAGATATTGACGAGGAGGCATTCCGCAGGGATGAACTCGTCATCCGCCTCTACGGATATTTGAAAACCGTTTACCACCAGGAAATGACCCAGGGAGGGAAAACATTATTCTCGAGCATCGATGATGAGGAGAATAAAGAAGCCATAGCAAGGTACGTTGTCGAGAACATGTCCCAGGACACCGTGTATGTTCTAGGCCCCGGGTCAACTGTTAAAGCGATAGCAAGGGCTCTGGGGCTGGAGTACACTATGCTGGGAGTAGATGTCGTATTGAACGGGAAGCTACTCTACAAGGACGCGTGGGAAGCTCATTTGCTGAAACTTTTAAGGGACTATGGCAGGGTGAAAGTCATAGTAACCCCTATCGGCGGCCAAGGCTTCATATTTGGCAGAGGGAATCAGCAATTCTCCCCTAGGTTTCTCAGCGGGATTGATAAAAACGATATCATAATAGTTTCAACCGAGTCGAAAATAAGGAGTCTTGACCGTCTCCGGGTTGACACAGGGGACCCAGCGGTTGACCACCGTCTCAGAGGATATTACAGAGTTATTGTTGATTACAACAGGTATGTGGTTATGAAGGTTGTTTGA
- a CDS encoding class II glutamine amidotransferase translates to MRNMCRLLTAWLGKDGLEKLELIMEAFVKSSEHDRYLEKASGGKSLSHDDGWGIAAIGLVGGKPSIIQHRSIRPVFDTESLRMINLIVSRLKRYEEAVLLIHSRKASRSEPYGEEYLHPFITLLENGATWFAHNGGADKLRLASLLGVYPWIRVDSELLGYFLIEKIGDCLGEQEALDQCVVKAYDSSKEFIPSCNGFNTGLMMLLGNNPHLYLTHWVGQPCGDQVLLDYYKIATFRIADSLAAGSITILDYLPQDSSISEITILEPGLYKASKTSFVRLKPY, encoded by the coding sequence ATGAGAAATATGTGCAGACTTCTCACTGCGTGGCTTGGAAAAGACGGCTTGGAAAAACTAGAGCTTATTATGGAGGCTTTCGTGAAAAGCAGTGAGCATGACAGGTATTTGGAGAAAGCCAGCGGTGGAAAATCATTATCGCACGATGATGGATGGGGGATAGCGGCTATAGGGTTGGTTGGAGGGAAGCCCAGCATCATCCAGCATAGATCGATTCGCCCTGTTTTCGACACTGAGAGCTTGAGAATGATTAATCTCATAGTGAGCAGGCTGAAACGATATGAGGAAGCCGTGCTGCTAATCCATTCTCGAAAAGCCTCCAGAAGCGAGCCCTACGGCGAGGAGTATTTGCACCCATTCATAACACTATTAGAGAATGGTGCCACATGGTTTGCTCACAACGGGGGAGCGGATAAGCTGAGGCTTGCCAGCCTCCTTGGAGTTTACCCATGGATCAGGGTTGACTCCGAGCTCCTAGGCTATTTCCTCATAGAAAAAATCGGAGACTGCCTGGGAGAGCAAGAGGCGCTTGACCAGTGCGTGGTTAAAGCTTATGATTCATCAAAAGAGTTCATACCATCCTGCAACGGGTTCAACACTGGATTAATGATGCTGCTCGGTAATAATCCCCACCTGTACCTAACCCACTGGGTTGGACAACCCTGCGGTGATCAAGTACTTCTCGACTACTACAAGATCGCCACGTTCAGGATTGCCGACTCCTTAGCCGCAGGCTCGATCACGATTTTAGACTATCTTCCACAGGACTCCTCGATAAGTGAGATCACAATTCTTGAGCCAGGCTTATATAAGGCTTCGAAAACCAGCTTCGTTAGGCTGAAGCCTTATTAA
- a CDS encoding UbiX family flavin prenyltransferase, giving the protein MSTLVIGITGASGIPYSVKLVSLTNLLSRKYSNVYVVYTIAAEKVSIEETGLRLSEFLRTVSGLKGVYSEDELESPLASSSRLVGADMVIVPASMNTVAKLATGVQDNLLLRVALSVLRLKGKLVIVPRETPLSPVDLRNMYRLSMAGAVILPASPAFYHQPRSIDDMVSFIVGKILDALGVEHDIYRRWKAS; this is encoded by the coding sequence ATGAGCACGCTTGTGATAGGCATCACAGGGGCCAGCGGCATACCATATAGTGTTAAACTGGTCTCGCTGACCAACCTGTTGAGTAGAAAGTACAGCAACGTTTACGTTGTCTACACGATAGCGGCTGAGAAGGTTTCCATAGAGGAGACTGGACTACGGCTCTCAGAGTTTCTAAGAACCGTTAGCGGGTTGAAAGGAGTTTACAGCGAGGATGAGCTGGAATCCCCGCTTGCAAGTAGTAGCAGGCTTGTGGGAGCTGACATGGTTATCGTACCAGCATCGATGAATACTGTGGCAAAGCTTGCAACTGGTGTCCAGGACAACCTTCTCTTACGTGTAGCATTATCTGTTCTAAGGCTTAAAGGTAAACTGGTTATTGTGCCACGGGAAACCCCGTTATCCCCGGTGGACTTGCGCAACATGTACAGGCTCAGCATGGCAGGGGCTGTTATCCTCCCAGCCTCGCCCGCGTTCTACCATCAACCAAGAAGCATAGATGACATGGTTTCCTTCATAGTGGGTAAAATCCTTGACGCCCTCGGCGTTGAGCACGATATATATCGTAGATGGAAAGCTAGCTGA